A stretch of the Candidatus Methylomirabilota bacterium genome encodes the following:
- a CDS encoding SIS domain-containing protein, translated as MNNSAYYEAVIQLLGEIQRTQTDAIDRAADLIFSSLVTDGVLHIFGSGHSHSVAEEAFHRAGGLVPVNTMTESFLSPLTSPKKSGRLERLSGVAAILLDYHAPQRGEVLIIISNAGINPVSVELALEAKERGLTVIAITSLRHARAVASRDPSGRRLFEVADLVIDNGGEAGDGALAFPSLAAKVGPTSLVAGAFIINSIVCGVVERFIVKGLVPPVYISANLPGGDEHNRRLEAKYKGRIILLA; from the coding sequence ATGAACAATTCAGCGTATTACGAAGCCGTAATACAACTGCTCGGTGAGATTCAGCGGACTCAAACGGACGCGATAGACCGGGCCGCCGATCTGATCTTCTCATCCCTCGTCACTGACGGAGTCCTGCACATCTTTGGAAGTGGTCACTCCCATTCAGTGGCCGAAGAGGCGTTCCATCGCGCCGGTGGGCTGGTTCCCGTCAACACCATGACCGAGTCGTTTCTGAGCCCGCTCACGTCCCCCAAAAAGAGCGGACGCCTAGAGCGGCTGAGCGGCGTCGCCGCGATTCTTCTCGACTACCACGCGCCGCAGCGCGGAGAGGTCCTCATCATCATCTCGAACGCCGGGATCAACCCGGTCTCGGTCGAACTGGCTCTGGAGGCGAAGGAGCGAGGACTCACAGTCATCGCCATCACGTCGCTCCGCCACGCCCGAGCCGTAGCTTCTCGCGATCCCAGCGGTAGGCGCCTTTTCGAGGTGGCAGACCTCGTCATCGACAATGGCGGCGAGGCCGGCGACGGCGCCCTTGCCTTTCCCAGCCTAGCGGCGAAGGTGGGACCGACTTCACTTGTAGCCGGGGCCTTCATCATAAACTCGATCGTCTGCGGCGTCGTGGAGAGGTTCATCGTGAAAGGGCTTGTGCCACCGGTCTACATCAGCGCTAATCTCCCAGGCGGTGATGAACACAATCGCCGGCTTGAAGCGAAGTATAAAGGACGAATCATATTATTGGCTTGA
- a CDS encoding anhydro-N-acetylmuramic acid kinase, whose protein sequence is MKVIGLMSGTSADGIDAALLEIGSNKGLPKPRLLHFAVFPFPDALRERILRVADAGSGATSEICRMNVLLGELFAKAAISVARRAGVPLRDVTLIGSHGQTIAHFPNPGVEHGVSVRSTLQIGEPSIIAERTGVTTVADFRPRDMAAGGEGAPLTPYLHALLFRHLRRDRIVLNLGGIANLTFLPKGRGFRGVLAFDTGPGNVLIDGLVARLSSGAIHVDLDGRIAGAGEVNRRLLRFLMAHPYLKRRLPKSTGRDAFGPPLIDTLLHRAAVRGITEEDMVATVTAFTAESVALHVKRELPRSAASAELITCGGGANNPMLIKQLQEALPECRLLTANEARFPGRAIEASAFALLAYLTAHGLPGNLPRITGATHSAILGKIIPGRTFRGLR, encoded by the coding sequence ATGAAAGTCATTGGCCTTATGTCGGGGACGTCGGCCGACGGGATCGATGCCGCACTTCTTGAGATCGGCTCAAACAAGGGGCTCCCGAAGCCCCGACTCCTGCACTTCGCGGTATTTCCTTTTCCGGATGCGCTTCGGGAGCGCATTTTGCGAGTAGCAGACGCTGGATCTGGCGCCACCTCTGAGATCTGTCGTATGAATGTCTTGCTTGGTGAGCTTTTCGCGAAAGCGGCGATCTCGGTGGCCCGGCGTGCCGGTGTGCCGCTACGCGATGTGACGCTCATCGGTTCGCACGGGCAGACCATCGCCCACTTTCCGAACCCCGGGGTTGAGCACGGCGTGTCGGTTCGCTCCACTTTACAGATCGGTGAACCATCGATCATCGCTGAGCGAACAGGAGTGACGACCGTGGCCGATTTCCGCCCGCGAGATATGGCCGCAGGCGGCGAGGGCGCACCGCTCACACCCTATCTACATGCGCTTCTGTTTCGACATCTCCGACGGGACCGGATTGTCCTGAATCTGGGCGGGATCGCTAATCTCACTTTCCTGCCAAAGGGGCGTGGGTTTCGCGGCGTGCTCGCATTTGACACCGGACCGGGTAACGTCTTGATCGATGGTCTCGTAGCACGGTTGAGCAGCGGGGCAATACACGTTGACCTAGACGGCCGGATCGCCGGGGCTGGAGAGGTCAACCGGCGGCTGCTGCGCTTCCTCATGGCTCACCCATATTTGAAGCGCCGACTACCGAAGAGCACCGGGAGAGACGCCTTTGGTCCACCCTTGATCGACACCCTGCTCCACCGCGCCGCAGTCCGCGGCATCACGGAGGAGGACATGGTCGCTACCGTCACCGCCTTTACGGCGGAGTCGGTGGCGCTTCATGTGAAACGCGAACTCCCGCGCAGTGCCGCTTCGGCGGAATTGATCACTTGTGGCGGCGGCGCCAACAATCCGATGCTCATCAAACAGCTTCAGGAGGCCTTGCCTGAGTGCCGTCTTCTCACCGCCAATGAGGCGCGCTTTCCCGGCCGGGCCATCGAGGCTTCAGCTTTCGCACTGCTCGCCTATCTCACCGCCCACGGCCTGCCAGGGAATCTACCCCGCATTACCGGGGCGACCCATAGCGCGATCCTGGGCAAGATTATCCCGGGACGGACATTTAGGGGGCTACGATGA
- a CDS encoding M20 family metallopeptidase, producing MPFKDEIATAVDRLSSELIATSRFLHQHPELAYEEQESVRHLTSLLKAHDFEVIEGVGGLPTAFVAKAGVDQPSATIAFLAEYDALPSLGHACGHNLIATGSIGAALALQPSLAALGGRVLVIGCPAEEKGGGKIALVKAGLFANVDAALLVHPSNRTEIFKSALAMRALRVEFFGKASHAAAAPHLGINALDTVVLAFTNLNALRQQIRDDARIHGIITDGGRAPNIIPDYTAARFCIRALDLDYLHDLHLRVVACLEAAAKATGATVTIREEGEEYHPMKGNRALGALFQANLEALGERVEQTPENQETGSTDVGNVSQVVPTIHPTIALTDQSSVVCHSAAFAEAAGGTSGDRAMLIAAKALAMTAVDLLADSIVRQQIQEEFGRK from the coding sequence ATGCCATTCAAAGACGAGATCGCTACTGCCGTCGATCGGCTCTCGAGCGAGCTGATCGCCACCAGCCGCTTCCTGCATCAGCATCCGGAGCTGGCCTACGAGGAGCAAGAGTCGGTACGACATCTGACCTCACTCCTCAAGGCGCACGACTTTGAGGTAATTGAGGGTGTTGGCGGATTGCCGACCGCCTTTGTTGCCAAGGCAGGTGTCGATCAACCATCCGCAACCATCGCCTTTCTTGCCGAATACGATGCCCTCCCTTCGCTGGGCCATGCGTGCGGCCACAACCTGATCGCCACCGGTTCCATTGGCGCTGCCCTGGCTTTACAGCCGTCTCTGGCTGCGCTCGGGGGACGAGTCCTTGTGATCGGCTGCCCCGCCGAGGAAAAGGGCGGCGGTAAGATTGCTCTGGTGAAGGCCGGTCTATTCGCCAACGTCGATGCAGCACTTCTCGTTCACCCGAGCAACCGAACCGAGATATTCAAGAGCGCGTTAGCAATGCGGGCGCTCCGGGTTGAGTTCTTCGGAAAGGCAAGCCACGCCGCGGCGGCCCCACATCTCGGCATCAACGCTCTCGATACGGTGGTGCTTGCCTTCACGAATCTTAATGCGCTCCGCCAGCAGATCCGGGACGATGCCCGGATCCACGGGATCATCACCGACGGCGGTCGCGCGCCCAATATCATCCCGGACTATACGGCCGCGCGATTCTGTATTCGGGCGCTCGACCTTGACTACCTGCACGATCTGCACCTCCGCGTAGTCGCCTGCCTCGAGGCAGCGGCCAAAGCTACGGGCGCCACAGTGACAATTCGCGAAGAAGGCGAGGAGTACCATCCGATGAAAGGCAACCGAGCGCTAGGCGCCCTCTTCCAGGCAAACCTGGAGGCGTTGGGTGAACGGGTGGAGCAGACGCCTGAGAATCAAGAAACGGGTTCCACCGATGTCGGCAATGTCAGTCAGGTGGTCCCCACGATCCACCCAACTATCGCGCTCACCGACCAATCTAGCGTGGTCTGCCACTCTGCCGCCTTCGCCGAGGCCGCCGGTGGGACATCCGGGGACCGAGCCATGCTCATCGCAGCCAAAGCACTGGCAATGACTGCGGTAGACCTACTCGCCGACTCCATCGTGCGACAGCAAATTCAGGAAGAATTTGGGAGAAAATGA